From Candidatus Manganitrophus morganii, the proteins below share one genomic window:
- a CDS encoding ATP-binding protein — MKVACILGIVLFPLYGMVDYAIAPQYFLFFMALRTINTFVDLAIFFALKSDQFKQYTYIFVYFFFLCLISLIQIMVMYTGGHNSPYYAGLNIIILAVGLLMPMSLKQLLPLYIIIYLTYLIPIIATEPITHFAYFFSNNVFILWTTIISATGNHLGYRLRFQEFSSRLNLEEANKKLGKAYKKLKELDTAKSHFFANISHELRTPLTLILAPLETPLREKSKVEVRLEQRQIEMMFQNGLRLLKLINNLLDFAKLDDQKMHLCYSKGNLSTFIKGIVSSLAPLAEKKNIQLSISDQGERTKFYFDHDKMEKVLLNLIFNAIKFTESEGKINILYELKDGEVFVRISDSGIGIAPADLPKLFNRFSQIDATATRRYEGTGIGLALCKELIELHQGKIWAESEVGRGTMIFFTLPHLTELPTAERSTNAIPQDNLEEDWVRSLHKEAEYADGGILQEPPALPQQATTCGQSRSKILVVEDNPDMLHFIATQLQGEYQIIPARNGAEGLERAKADLPDLILADVMMPIKDGYQLCREVKENLAIRHIPVVLVTAKADLSMKIEGLNQGADDYLTKPFSSEELRARVKSLLNLRTLEKEIQIRNQALERTLAELRQTQAQLIHSAKMAAMGTLVAGLSHEMNNPLTPVIGFAELLLGMPLPKEAHQCADTISREARRCAAVVRSLSDFARKSPPLWQGNDLNSLIHSVLELKASYLRTDNIALELNLDPRLPKTLVDGNQIKQVLLNLINNAHQAVLINEEDRRIRIVSEQTAGLLRITIGDNGPGIPKEVQSRLFEPFFTTKPEGEGTGLGLAISHGIIASHGGKIGFISEEGIVTRFWFELPIRTAAFTAPTLPSETSVLHQDRRALVVDDEPMVLEVCKTALEQIGFVVDAVHSGEAALEQLTKTSYDLLVSDVRMPGMDGIQFFDQVGRVYPEILERTIIITGDAANSVTSTFLDRTHAAVLKKPFDLKELQRLAKSILGRNLTRGWKVV; from the coding sequence TTGAAGGTCGCCTGCATATTAGGTATCGTCCTTTTTCCCCTCTATGGCATGGTAGATTATGCAATTGCTCCCCAGTATTTTTTGTTTTTCATGGCGCTGAGAACCATCAACACCTTTGTTGACCTTGCGATATTCTTTGCGCTTAAAAGCGATCAGTTCAAGCAGTACACATATATATTCGTTTATTTCTTTTTCCTTTGTCTAATCAGCTTAATACAAATAATGGTCATGTACACCGGTGGTCATAATAGCCCTTACTACGCCGGCCTGAACATTATTATTCTGGCAGTCGGTTTGTTAATGCCGATGAGCTTAAAACAACTCTTACCGCTCTACATAATAATTTATCTCACTTATCTTATCCCTATCATCGCCACCGAACCAATCACTCATTTTGCATATTTTTTTAGCAATAACGTATTCATTTTGTGGACGACCATCATTTCCGCAACAGGGAACCATCTCGGATATCGATTACGGTTCCAAGAATTTTCTTCTAGATTGAACCTGGAAGAAGCAAATAAAAAATTGGGGAAAGCTTATAAAAAACTCAAAGAGCTTGATACAGCCAAATCTCACTTTTTTGCAAACATCTCGCATGAATTAAGAACTCCATTAACTTTAATCCTCGCTCCGCTTGAAACACCGCTCAGGGAAAAATCTAAAGTTGAAGTCAGGCTGGAACAAAGACAAATTGAAATGATGTTCCAGAACGGCCTGCGTCTCCTCAAGTTAATTAACAATCTCCTCGACTTTGCCAAGCTGGACGATCAGAAGATGCATTTATGCTATTCCAAAGGAAATCTCTCGACTTTCATCAAAGGGATCGTTTCCTCCCTGGCACCACTTGCGGAAAAGAAAAACATTCAATTGTCGATTTCAGATCAGGGGGAGAGAACCAAGTTTTACTTCGACCACGACAAAATGGAGAAGGTGCTCTTAAACCTAATCTTTAATGCAATCAAGTTCACCGAGTCAGAAGGGAAAATTAATATTCTCTACGAACTAAAAGATGGAGAGGTCTTCGTAAGAATCTCAGATAGCGGGATCGGTATCGCCCCGGCGGATCTTCCCAAGCTCTTCAACCGTTTCTCTCAGATTGATGCGACTGCAACCCGCCGATATGAAGGAACCGGAATCGGCCTGGCACTCTGCAAAGAGTTAATCGAGCTCCATCAAGGGAAGATTTGGGCCGAGAGCGAAGTAGGGAGGGGAACAATGATCTTCTTCACCCTTCCCCATCTCACAGAACTCCCCACCGCAGAACGTTCCACCAATGCAATCCCACAGGACAATCTCGAGGAAGATTGGGTCCGCTCTCTTCACAAAGAGGCAGAATATGCCGACGGAGGAATCCTCCAAGAGCCACCCGCACTTCCGCAGCAAGCTACAACCTGCGGACAGAGCAGATCGAAGATCCTCGTCGTCGAAGACAACCCCGACATGCTCCACTTCATTGCCACGCAACTTCAGGGGGAATATCAAATCATCCCCGCTCGAAATGGGGCTGAAGGGCTCGAGCGCGCCAAAGCGGACCTCCCCGACCTGATCCTCGCCGACGTGATGATGCCGATCAAAGACGGCTATCAGCTCTGCCGAGAGGTAAAAGAAAATCTCGCAATACGGCACATCCCGGTGGTCTTGGTGACCGCCAAGGCCGATCTGTCGATGAAGATCGAGGGATTAAACCAAGGCGCCGACGATTACCTGACCAAGCCTTTCAGTTCTGAGGAGCTGAGGGCGCGTGTGAAATCGCTTCTCAACCTACGCACCTTGGAAAAAGAAATTCAAATCCGGAATCAAGCTTTGGAGAGAACCCTCGCCGAACTGCGGCAAACCCAGGCGCAACTGATTCACTCGGCCAAAATGGCCGCCATGGGAACCCTGGTGGCCGGCCTCTCTCACGAGATGAACAATCCGCTGACCCCGGTGATCGGTTTTGCTGAGCTTCTCTTAGGCATGCCTCTTCCTAAAGAGGCGCATCAGTGTGCAGACACCATCTCCAGGGAAGCGCGCCGGTGTGCGGCCGTTGTACGAAGCCTATCCGATTTCGCGCGAAAATCGCCCCCGCTCTGGCAAGGGAACGATTTGAACAGCTTGATTCATTCTGTTTTGGAGTTGAAAGCCTCTTACCTTCGCACCGACAATATCGCACTCGAATTGAATCTCGATCCACGTCTTCCCAAAACGCTTGTGGATGGCAACCAGATCAAGCAGGTTCTGTTAAATCTCATCAACAATGCTCATCAAGCCGTTTTGATAAATGAGGAAGATCGGAGAATCCGAATTGTTTCGGAACAAACTGCAGGGCTCCTACGAATCACAATTGGGGACAATGGTCCGGGAATTCCAAAGGAAGTTCAGTCCCGGCTCTTCGAGCCTTTTTTCACGACGAAGCCGGAAGGAGAAGGAACGGGGTTGGGATTGGCGATCTCGCATGGGATCATCGCATCTCATGGCGGGAAGATCGGATTTATCTCTGAGGAAGGGATCGTAACACGCTTCTGGTTTGAGCTGCCAATCCGTACCGCTGCATTCACCGCTCCCACTCTCCCCTCTGAGACAAGTGTACTCCATCAGGACAGACGGGCGCTGGTGGTGGATGATGAGCCGATGGTTCTGGAGGTCTGCAAGACGGCATTGGAGCAGATCGGATTTGTTGTCGATGCGGTGCACAGCGGGGAAGCCGCCTTGGAACAATTGACCAAAACCTCCTATGACCTTCTCGTCAGTGATGTTCGCATGCCGGGGATGGATGGGATTCAGTTTTTTGACCAAGTGGGCCGTGTCTATCCGGAGATCTTAGAGCGGACGATCATCATCACCGGGGATGCAGCCAATTCAGTGACCTCGACGTTCCTCGACCGGACCCACGCCGCCGTCCTGAAGAAACCGTTCGACCTCAAAGAGCTTCAACGCTTGGCGAAGTCGATCTTAGGACGCAATTTAACGCGAGGCTGGAAAGTAGTATGA
- a CDS encoding EAL domain-containing protein → MSDISEDSVAEASIRLLADKEALEKEIAERKRIEAELKRSLSLLNATLEATADGILVVNQKGTVTLFNSKFIEMWEIPHPVLTLGDPEKAIAALLKPLKDPESFSARLNALNQSDSENQGTLELIDGRVLAWYAKPQQIGGERIGRVWCFHDITERKQAEERLNHLTNFDLLTNLPNRLLFRDRLGLAISRAPWHKRSVGVLLFDLDRFKVVNETLGQAMGDFLLKAVSERLSATVREGDTVARLGDDMFGLILDDLAQPADSFRVSQKILDSLGKPFQLKGQEIFVSASIGIAIFPNDGDEIDLLMKHADTAMYRAKEQGGNNYQLYAPAMNQHATKRLALENNLRHALERGEFLLYYQPKVDLTTGQIVGMEALIRWKSPEAGMVSPAEFIPLAEETGLIVPMGEWILRTACAQNKAWQKQGLPFVRMGVNISVRQLQRQNLIAIIAHVLNETGLDPNYLELELTESIIMKSNESTMAELRELNLGGIEISIDDFGTGYSSLSYLKRLPIDTLKIDKSFVQEVTTDPDDAAIVAAIITMAHTLKLKVVAEAVETVEQLEFLRGLKCDQMQGYLFSKPLPAEEITRLLAEGKHL, encoded by the coding sequence GTGAGTGATATCTCGGAAGACAGCGTCGCCGAAGCGTCGATCCGCCTCCTGGCGGATAAGGAAGCGCTGGAAAAAGAGATCGCGGAGCGGAAAAGGATCGAGGCGGAATTAAAGCGCAGCCTCTCATTGCTGAATGCCACACTCGAGGCCACCGCCGACGGGATTCTTGTCGTGAATCAGAAGGGCACGGTCACCTTATTCAATTCAAAATTCATAGAAATGTGGGAGATTCCTCATCCTGTCTTAACTTTGGGAGATCCGGAGAAAGCAATAGCCGCTCTCCTGAAACCGCTCAAGGACCCTGAAAGCTTTTCGGCAAGGCTCAACGCGCTCAACCAATCGGATTCGGAAAATCAAGGCACGTTGGAATTGATCGACGGGAGAGTCCTGGCGTGGTACGCGAAGCCGCAGCAGATCGGCGGGGAGCGGATCGGCCGGGTTTGGTGCTTCCATGACATCACGGAGCGGAAGCAGGCGGAGGAGCGTCTCAACCACTTGACCAACTTTGACCTCCTTACCAACCTTCCGAATCGTCTTCTCTTTCGGGACCGTCTGGGGCTGGCGATTTCACGGGCCCCCTGGCATAAACGATCGGTCGGCGTTCTCCTGTTTGATCTCGACCGGTTTAAAGTGGTGAACGAGACGCTCGGGCAAGCGATGGGAGATTTCCTGCTGAAGGCCGTGTCCGAGCGGTTGTCCGCCACGGTGAGGGAGGGAGATACCGTCGCGCGGCTGGGAGACGACATGTTCGGTCTGATTCTGGATGATCTGGCGCAACCGGCCGACAGCTTTCGCGTTTCTCAAAAAATTCTCGACTCATTGGGGAAACCGTTTCAGTTAAAGGGACAGGAGATCTTCGTTTCAGCCAGCATCGGGATTGCGATTTTTCCCAATGACGGAGACGAGATCGATCTGCTGATGAAACATGCCGACACGGCGATGTATCGCGCCAAAGAGCAGGGCGGGAACAATTACCAGCTCTATGCGCCGGCGATGAATCAACATGCCACCAAACGTCTCGCTTTGGAAAACAATCTCCGCCATGCCTTGGAGCGGGGGGAGTTCCTGCTCTATTACCAACCCAAGGTCGATCTCACGACGGGACAGATCGTGGGGATGGAGGCCCTGATTCGATGGAAATCCCCGGAGGCCGGAATGGTCTCTCCGGCCGAATTCATTCCGCTTGCGGAAGAGACCGGCCTGATCGTTCCGATGGGGGAGTGGATCTTGCGCACCGCCTGCGCGCAGAACAAGGCGTGGCAGAAGCAGGGGCTTCCCTTTGTCCGCATGGGGGTCAACATATCGGTTCGCCAGCTTCAAAGGCAAAATCTCATCGCCATTATTGCGCATGTGCTCAATGAGACCGGCCTGGATCCCAACTATTTGGAATTGGAGTTGACTGAAAGCATCATCATGAAGAGCAATGAAAGCACCATGGCCGAACTGCGCGAGTTGAACCTGGGAGGAATTGAAATCTCGATCGACGATTTCGGAACGGGATATTCCTCGCTCAGTTATTTAAAGCGGCTTCCGATCGATACGCTGAAAATAGATAAGTCCTTCGTGCAGGAGGTGACGACCGATCCGGATGATGCGGCCATTGTGGCCGCGATCATCACGATGGCCCACACATTGAAGCTGAAAGTGGTGGCCGAGGCGGTGGAAACGGTCGAACAGTTGGAATTTTTACGCGGGTTGAAATGCGATCAGATGCAGGGCTATCTTTTCAGCAAGCCTTTGCCGGCGGAAGAGATCACCCGGCTTTTGGCCGAAGGAAAACATTTGTAA
- a CDS encoding response regulator, with protein METQNTILIVDDESGPRESLKLILKPFYNIEIAEDGPQALEIIQKKKIDLVTLDLKMPGMQGEEVLSRIKEAHPEVEVLIITGHGTLKNAIELIRKGASGYELKPFTITEVVMNISKTLDRKNKMQKLKQIFNPG; from the coding sequence ATGGAAACCCAAAACACCATCCTCATTGTCGACGATGAGAGCGGACCGCGCGAGTCGCTGAAGCTCATCTTGAAGCCGTTCTACAACATTGAAATCGCCGAAGACGGTCCGCAGGCGTTGGAAATCATACAAAAAAAGAAGATCGATCTGGTCACGCTCGATTTAAAGATGCCGGGGATGCAGGGGGAAGAAGTCCTCAGTCGGATCAAGGAAGCGCATCCGGAGGTCGAGGTGTTGATTATCACCGGTCACGGAACGCTGAAAAATGCGATTGAGCTCATCCGAAAGGGGGCCAGCGGATATGAGTTGAAGCCCTTCACTATTACCGAAGTCGTCATGAATATTTCCAAAACACTCGACAGAAAGAATAAAATGCAAAAACTCAAGCAGATCTTCAACCCGGGCTAG
- a CDS encoding site-specific integrase: MKLTKRIIDQSRYEGTKKDEWDVRWDDTLQGFGVRIYPSGRKAFMISYRIEGRKRRMQIGDYGVLTLDQARDMARVKLTSVIQGDDPLKMKAEARRGDTVGDLCEEYLERHAKEKKRSWKDDEYRINAHILPRWKNLKARSITVSDAAALHSRIGKESGKYEANRTLELISKMFERAAAWGIVPAGHPNPARKVEKFKEEKRDRWVRPEELPKLAEQINAESNVYVKAFFWMALLTGCRRSELLNATWDNVDFSRRELRIPRTKAGRVHHVPLSDPAMRFLDALPRQKDNPFIFCGRRAGQRLVEIRKAWVRIRTAAGLPDVRLHDLRRSVGSWMVTHGENLPLVGRVLNHSNPSTTARYAHLAEDRVRLALENHGRRLTAAAEPREDPAERMVRELWRGELS, translated from the coding sequence ATGAAGTTGACAAAGAGGATCATCGATCAATCCCGCTATGAGGGGACCAAAAAAGATGAATGGGATGTTCGTTGGGACGATACTCTACAGGGATTCGGCGTCCGGATCTACCCGAGTGGCCGAAAGGCGTTCATGATCTCCTATCGTATCGAGGGGCGAAAGCGGAGGATGCAGATCGGGGATTACGGCGTCCTCACCTTGGACCAGGCGCGCGATATGGCGCGGGTGAAGCTGACCAGCGTGATACAGGGGGACGATCCCCTTAAGATGAAAGCAGAGGCGCGGCGGGGGGATACGGTCGGGGATCTGTGTGAGGAATACCTGGAGCGACACGCGAAGGAGAAAAAGCGAAGCTGGAAGGATGACGAATACCGGATCAATGCTCACATTCTGCCACGGTGGAAGAATCTTAAGGCGAGATCCATCACGGTATCGGATGCGGCGGCGCTGCATAGCAGAATCGGCAAGGAATCGGGGAAGTATGAGGCGAATAGGACGTTGGAGTTGATTTCCAAGATGTTCGAGCGGGCTGCGGCGTGGGGGATCGTCCCGGCGGGGCACCCCAACCCGGCGAGGAAAGTTGAGAAATTCAAGGAAGAGAAACGCGATCGATGGGTAAGGCCGGAGGAGCTGCCGAAGCTGGCCGAGCAGATCAACGCAGAATCCAACGTCTACGTGAAGGCATTTTTCTGGATGGCGCTTTTGACCGGATGCAGGCGGAGTGAATTGTTGAACGCCACGTGGGACAACGTGGACTTTTCACGGCGCGAGTTGCGAATCCCACGGACGAAGGCGGGGCGGGTTCACCACGTCCCGTTGAGCGATCCGGCGATGAGATTCCTGGACGCGCTCCCTCGGCAGAAGGACAATCCTTTCATTTTTTGCGGCAGGCGGGCGGGGCAACGGCTGGTCGAGATCAGAAAGGCGTGGGTCCGGATTCGCACTGCGGCGGGGCTGCCTGATGTTCGATTGCACGATCTGAGGAGAAGCGTCGGCTCATGGATGGTGACTCACGGGGAGAACTTGCCTCTGGTGGGGCGCGTTCTCAATCATAGCAATCCGTCTACGACGGCGCGCTACGCTCATCTTGCGGAAGATCGGGTTCGGCTGGCCCTGGAGAACCACGGCAGGAGGTTGACTGCGGCGGCGGAGCCGAGAGAAGATCCAGCGGAACGGATGGTCCGGGAGCTGTGGAGAGGAGAGCTATCCTGA
- a CDS encoding site-specific integrase gives MKEDQKNTNGSLATADRPESESENLSSGRRLPLKGQDLSSYIDVWLIEKEGQFFKSTLNTYRNAISDFLSYWNQQKRPGLDALFIRQYERELTRFRKLAPATVQRNLSALRSFCSWAVEGGMLLANPALQVKLPKLSRQYRRDTLSNEETDRLLETVGVVENLRGLRDLLLVSLAVRVGVREIEMHRADVGDYSRGGKIGLLYLQRKGRKAKDRTVVLVEDVADTMDLYLKLSGKKKATDPLFFSERPDRKGSRLSVRGIQSILTSYMRKAGINRSRVSPHSMRHFAATNALQNGAHLKDVQDMMGHATIATTENYIHLSRRLNDGAEHRVQVKSNVDLSAFLNRVGEKNTN, from the coding sequence TTGAAAGAGGATCAAAAGAACACCAACGGGAGCCTTGCGACGGCCGATCGGCCCGAATCTGAGTCAGAAAACTTATCCTCCGGCCGGCGCCTTCCTCTCAAGGGACAGGATTTAAGCTCCTATATTGATGTGTGGCTCATCGAAAAAGAGGGGCAGTTCTTCAAATCGACCCTCAACACCTACCGAAACGCCATCTCCGACTTTCTCTCCTATTGGAACCAACAAAAACGACCCGGATTAGATGCCCTCTTTATTCGGCAGTATGAACGGGAACTGACCCGCTTTCGCAAACTCGCACCGGCCACCGTTCAGAGAAACCTCTCGGCACTTCGATCGTTCTGCTCCTGGGCGGTGGAAGGGGGGATGCTTCTTGCCAACCCCGCTCTCCAGGTGAAGCTGCCGAAACTCTCCAGACAGTATAGAAGAGATACGCTGAGCAATGAGGAGACGGATCGGCTGCTCGAGACGGTTGGGGTGGTGGAGAATCTCAGAGGCCTTCGGGATCTTCTCTTGGTGTCGCTGGCGGTCCGGGTGGGGGTGCGGGAAATTGAGATGCATCGGGCAGACGTCGGAGATTATTCCAGAGGGGGGAAGATCGGTCTTCTCTATCTTCAGCGTAAGGGGCGAAAGGCGAAAGATCGGACGGTGGTGCTGGTGGAGGACGTGGCGGATACGATGGATCTCTATCTTAAACTTTCCGGGAAAAAGAAGGCGACTGATCCTCTCTTTTTCTCTGAACGGCCGGATCGGAAGGGAAGTCGGCTTTCCGTACGAGGGATCCAATCGATTCTTACCTCATATATGAGGAAGGCGGGGATCAATCGGTCCCGGGTCAGCCCTCATTCCATGAGGCATTTTGCGGCGACAAATGCTTTACAAAACGGGGCACATCTGAAGGACGTTCAGGACATGATGGGGCATGCGACGATCGCCACCACGGAGAATTATATCCATCTCAGCCGCCGACTCAATGACGGAGCGGAGCATCGAGTGCAGGTGAAGAGTAACGTCGATTTATCTGCATTTTTGAATAGAGTCGGCGAAAAGAATACCAATTAA
- a CDS encoding toll/interleukin-1 receptor domain-containing protein: protein MEKNGIETNKNKIFLSHATPEDNEFTRWLGAKLTLTGYDVWYDLQRLKGGDITWEKIERAIREEAIRLVAIISKISHGKDGVRKEWTLGSNLEKKRPGFVIPIRIDEFNFDDVTILFSGKNILDFNRDWFGGLTQLIESLEDSSIPRVSEPDAAQASLWWKASLRAPIELKLQEERIESSWIPILSLPSAMETATKPPAADPIPVTEKNRSIPWFELGTHVVSFAPRKMLIELFKDQISLEDGGAVSTEHLLTGNVVFDRKVTPNEAHDRILYLIRQAWDLAMEQAKLRRTELANRKTVWFIPKGLMPNDFFWFFDEKKKKRRRQLVGHSDKFKVNWHYGVSVKPILGKLRRMELQAHVLFSEDSGTLVDSEARMHRLRRGFCKNWWNPRWRDFQRALLAYLSQGNDAIRLDVGGGRYIELGAAPFVFNSPVALTDTSIQADEEEIIVDQEVDDLTDINDEEELDESEVSSEEES from the coding sequence GTGGAAAAGAACGGAATAGAGACTAATAAGAATAAAATCTTTTTGAGCCATGCGACTCCGGAGGATAATGAGTTCACCCGGTGGTTGGGGGCCAAACTGACCCTCACTGGATATGACGTTTGGTACGATCTACAGCGTCTAAAGGGCGGCGATATAACCTGGGAGAAAATAGAGCGGGCAATTCGAGAAGAAGCGATTCGTTTGGTCGCGATTATATCGAAGATCTCTCATGGGAAGGATGGGGTTCGAAAGGAATGGACGCTTGGTTCCAATCTCGAGAAGAAGCGTCCGGGATTTGTGATCCCGATAAGGATAGATGAATTCAACTTTGATGATGTTACTATTCTTTTTTCAGGAAAAAACATCCTCGACTTTAATCGAGATTGGTTCGGAGGCCTCACCCAGTTAATCGAGTCCTTAGAAGATTCAAGCATTCCCCGCGTATCCGAGCCGGACGCGGCTCAAGCATCTTTGTGGTGGAAGGCCAGTCTGCGTGCTCCAATTGAACTCAAGCTTCAAGAAGAACGCATTGAATCGAGCTGGATACCCATTTTATCTCTACCGTCGGCGATGGAAACCGCAACGAAACCTCCTGCGGCTGATCCTATACCGGTAACCGAAAAGAATCGAAGCATCCCCTGGTTCGAGCTCGGGACGCATGTGGTAAGTTTTGCGCCGCGCAAGATGCTAATTGAACTCTTCAAAGACCAGATTTCGTTAGAAGACGGTGGCGCCGTTTCCACTGAACACCTGCTCACCGGGAATGTTGTTTTCGACCGTAAAGTGACTCCTAACGAGGCGCACGATCGAATATTATACCTGATTCGACAGGCCTGGGACCTTGCAATGGAGCAGGCAAAATTGAGACGCACAGAACTCGCAAACCGAAAGACCGTCTGGTTTATCCCAAAGGGTCTGATGCCAAACGATTTCTTCTGGTTTTTCGATGAGAAGAAAAAAAAGCGACGGAGGCAACTGGTTGGGCATAGCGACAAATTCAAGGTAAATTGGCATTATGGTGTCAGTGTGAAACCGATTCTTGGTAAGCTGAGGCGGATGGAACTTCAAGCCCATGTCTTATTTTCCGAAGATTCAGGTACACTGGTGGATTCGGAGGCCCGGATGCACCGGTTGCGGCGCGGCTTCTGCAAAAACTGGTGGAATCCTCGCTGGAGGGATTTCCAAAGGGCGCTGCTTGCATACCTCTCTCAAGGAAATGACGCTATTCGTCTAGACGTCGGTGGTGGCCGCTATATTGAGCTAGGAGCTGCGCCTTTCGTATTCAATTCTCCCGTTGCGTTAACTGACACGTCGATTCAGGCCGACGAGGAGGAAATCATTGTCGATCAAGAGGTCGATGACCTTACCGATATTAATGACGAGGAGGAGTTGGACGAAAGCGAGGTTTCTTCGGAGGAGGAATCGTGA